One genomic region from Haloterrigena gelatinilytica encodes:
- a CDS encoding Lrp/AsnC family transcriptional regulator has translation MVHAFIMVKTAAGESEGLLAEIRGLESVVDAHIVAGNYDIIAEVDGQEVYDVLETVSSSVQGLGGVSDTKTYIAMG, from the coding sequence ATGGTCCACGCGTTCATCATGGTGAAGACGGCCGCCGGAGAGTCCGAGGGGCTACTCGCGGAGATCAGGGGCCTCGAGTCGGTGGTCGACGCCCACATCGTCGCCGGCAACTACGACATCATCGCGGAGGTCGACGGGCAGGAGGTCTACGACGTTCTCGAGACCGTCTCCTCGAGCGTTCAGGGACTCGGCGGCGTCAGCGACACGAAAACGTACATCGCGATGGGGTGA
- a CDS encoding tubulin/FtsZ family protein, giving the protein MKLAMIGFGQAGGKIVDRFLDYDDRTGSGIVRAAIAVNSAKADLMGLENIPQENRVLIGQARVKGHGVGADNELGAEVAEEDIDEVQNAIDAIPTHEVDAFLVVAGMGGGTGSGGAPVLAKHLKRIYTIPVYGLGVLPGTDEGGIYTLNAARSFQTFVREVDNLMVFDNDSWRQTGESVEGGYEQINEEIVRRFGILFGAGEVGDGQEVAESVVDSSEIINTLSGGGVSTVGFASEEVDMNTGGGLLSRFTGDGGGDDNLDAANTTNRITSLVRKAALGRLTLPCEIEGTERALLVLAGPSEYLNRKGIERGRKWLEEETGSMEVRGGDYPREEPEVAAAILLSGVTNVPRIKRLQQVAIEAQDNIDDIQQESEENLEELVEDDEDELEPLF; this is encoded by the coding sequence ATGAAGCTGGCGATGATCGGATTCGGACAGGCTGGTGGCAAGATCGTCGATCGATTCCTCGATTACGACGATCGGACGGGTAGCGGAATCGTCCGTGCGGCGATTGCCGTTAACTCCGCGAAAGCGGACCTCATGGGCCTGGAGAATATACCACAGGAGAATCGAGTACTCATCGGCCAGGCCCGGGTAAAGGGCCACGGCGTGGGTGCAGACAACGAGCTCGGCGCGGAAGTCGCCGAGGAAGACATCGACGAGGTGCAAAACGCCATCGACGCGATTCCGACCCACGAGGTCGACGCGTTTCTGGTCGTCGCCGGGATGGGCGGCGGGACCGGATCCGGCGGCGCCCCGGTGCTCGCGAAGCACCTCAAGCGGATCTACACGATCCCCGTCTACGGACTCGGCGTCCTGCCGGGCACGGACGAAGGCGGCATCTACACGCTCAACGCGGCCCGTTCGTTCCAGACGTTCGTCCGCGAGGTGGACAACCTCATGGTCTTCGACAACGACTCGTGGCGACAGACCGGCGAGTCCGTCGAAGGCGGCTACGAGCAGATCAACGAGGAAATCGTCCGTCGGTTCGGCATCCTCTTCGGCGCCGGCGAGGTCGGCGACGGCCAGGAGGTGGCCGAATCCGTGGTCGACTCCTCCGAGATCATTAACACGCTCTCGGGCGGGGGCGTCTCCACGGTCGGCTTCGCCAGCGAGGAGGTCGACATGAACACCGGCGGGGGACTGCTCTCCCGGTTTACCGGCGACGGCGGCGGCGACGACAATCTCGACGCCGCGAACACGACCAACCGCATCACGAGCCTCGTCCGCAAGGCCGCGCTCGGTCGCCTGACGCTGCCCTGCGAGATCGAAGGCACCGAGCGAGCGCTGCTCGTGCTCGCCGGCCCCTCGGAGTATCTCAACCGGAAAGGCATCGAACGCGGGCGGAAGTGGCTCGAAGAGGAAACCGGCAGCATGGAAGTCCGCGGCGGCGACTACCCCCGCGAGGAGCCGGAGGTCGCCGCGGCCATCTTGCTCTCGGGCGTGACGAACGTTCCGCGGATCAAGCGCCTCCAGCAGGTCGCCATCGAGGCCCAGGACAACATCGACGACATCCAGCAGGAAAGCGAGGAGAACTTAGAGGAACTCGTCGAGGACGACGAGGACGAACTCGAGCCGCTGTTCTAG
- a CDS encoding SLC13 family permease: MVVVFGIILLALVLFVTELLPIDVTAILVMVLLMVLGADGVVNFTQISTAEGTSGFSNSATITVLAMLILSSGISRTGVVQIIGRKMSAFAGEDLDKQLLATIGVSGPISGFINNTPVVAILVPVVSDIAHKGKTSPSKLLIPLSYASMFGGMLTLIGTSTNILASDVSARLLDHPFSMFEFTQLGVVVLLVGSLYLVTVGHRLLPERVPVEEDYVQEYAIEEYLTEVVVNDDSPIVGTTVEEAIDHVEFDADILQVVRDDEEFIEPIGQKTIRAGDLLRLRADRDTVQQFVDRETLTLSGSPETAAELEPDEAPDRTLVEVVVPRGSFLVGESLESSTFRQRYDATVLAFRSRGETVREDMDERRIRVGDTLLVQAAPDSVDRLSQNGDFIVAHEPEEPDYRSEKIPHAAAIMAGVVGFVAVPWGAVGAALAGATGIGAFEAMSALSLPIMVTALAGVVAMVATGVLKPTEIYDAVEWDVIFLLAGIIPLGMALEQTGGADLLGSLVAATGAYLPILGVLWVFYLATGLITGVISNNASVVLMLPVAVETATQIGANPFAFVLAVTFAASTAFLTPVGYQTNLFVYGPGGYKFTDFVRVGAPLQLLLSVVTVLGIEFFWGVA, translated from the coding sequence ATGGTGGTCGTGTTCGGGATCATCCTGCTCGCGCTCGTGCTCTTCGTTACCGAACTGCTGCCGATCGACGTGACCGCGATCCTCGTCATGGTGCTGTTGATGGTGCTCGGCGCCGACGGCGTGGTGAACTTCACGCAGATCTCGACCGCGGAGGGGACCTCCGGGTTCTCGAACTCGGCGACGATCACCGTGCTGGCGATGTTGATCCTCAGTTCGGGGATCAGCCGCACCGGCGTCGTCCAGATCATCGGCCGGAAGATGTCGGCGTTCGCGGGCGAGGACCTCGACAAACAACTGCTCGCGACGATCGGCGTCAGCGGTCCCATCTCCGGGTTCATCAACAACACACCGGTCGTCGCCATCCTCGTCCCCGTCGTCTCGGACATCGCTCACAAGGGGAAGACGTCGCCCTCGAAACTCCTGATTCCGCTCTCCTACGCCTCGATGTTCGGCGGGATGCTCACCCTCATCGGCACCTCGACGAACATCCTCGCGAGCGACGTCTCCGCGCGGCTGCTCGACCACCCGTTCTCGATGTTCGAGTTCACCCAGCTCGGCGTCGTCGTCCTGCTGGTCGGCAGCCTCTACCTCGTGACCGTCGGTCACCGACTGCTGCCCGAGCGCGTTCCCGTCGAGGAGGACTACGTCCAGGAGTACGCGATCGAGGAGTACCTGACCGAGGTCGTCGTCAACGACGACTCGCCGATCGTCGGGACGACCGTCGAGGAGGCCATCGATCACGTCGAGTTCGACGCCGACATCCTGCAGGTCGTCCGCGACGACGAGGAGTTCATCGAACCCATCGGCCAGAAGACGATCCGAGCCGGCGATCTGCTCCGGCTGCGCGCCGACCGCGACACCGTCCAGCAGTTCGTCGACCGGGAGACGCTCACGCTCTCGGGCAGCCCCGAGACCGCCGCCGAGTTAGAGCCCGACGAAGCACCGGATCGGACCCTCGTCGAAGTGGTCGTCCCGCGCGGCTCGTTTCTCGTCGGCGAGTCCCTCGAGAGTTCGACGTTCCGACAGCGCTACGACGCGACCGTCCTGGCCTTCCGCAGTCGGGGCGAAACGGTCCGCGAGGACATGGACGAGCGGCGGATCCGCGTCGGCGACACGCTGCTGGTCCAGGCGGCGCCGGACAGCGTCGATCGCCTCTCGCAGAACGGCGACTTCATCGTCGCACACGAACCCGAGGAACCGGACTACCGGAGCGAGAAGATCCCGCACGCCGCGGCGATCATGGCGGGCGTCGTCGGCTTCGTCGCCGTCCCGTGGGGCGCGGTCGGCGCGGCGCTCGCCGGCGCGACCGGGATCGGCGCGTTCGAGGCGATGTCGGCGCTTTCCCTGCCGATTATGGTCACCGCGCTGGCCGGCGTCGTAGCGATGGTCGCGACGGGCGTCCTCAAGCCGACCGAGATCTACGACGCCGTCGAGTGGGACGTGATCTTCCTGCTCGCCGGCATCATCCCCCTCGGGATGGCCTTAGAGCAGACCGGGGGCGCGGACCTGCTCGGGAGTCTCGTCGCCGCGACGGGTGCTTATCTGCCGATTCTCGGCGTCCTCTGGGTGTTCTACCTCGCGACCGGACTCATCACAGGGGTCATCTCCAACAACGCGAGCGTCGTGTTGATGCTTCCCGTCGCCGTCGAGACCGCGACTCAGATCGGTGCGAACCCCTTCGCGTTCGTGCTCGCGGTGACCTTCGCGGCCTCGACGGCGTTTCTCACGCCCGTCGGCTACCAGACGAATCTCTTCGTCTACGGTCCGGGCGGCTACAAGTTCACCGACTTCGTCCGCGTCGGCGCGCCGCTGCAGTTGCTGCTCTCAGTGGTGACGGTGCTCGGCATCGAGTTCTTCTGGGGCGTCGCCTGA
- a CDS encoding DUF5813 family protein, producing MTDLPDPVARELESRDAFVPLDDGAGYDLETTVFDATVTADDAEGKRDGEFHVTVTLPTLDAAVADETVASVVEDGWFETLERRLEDTFTVAHTSTHEDPAVDRGADTVTVTLEYVAWDAAEGVDDAKALIEFVEGTFAQGIIPGYEYQGAAATLLENAQNRGQQAADGDGNSGGMPM from the coding sequence ATGACCGATCTTCCCGACCCCGTCGCCCGCGAACTCGAGTCCCGCGACGCGTTCGTCCCGCTCGATGACGGCGCCGGATACGACCTCGAGACGACCGTCTTCGACGCGACCGTCACCGCCGACGACGCCGAGGGGAAACGGGACGGCGAGTTTCACGTCACCGTCACCCTCCCGACGCTCGACGCCGCCGTCGCCGACGAGACCGTCGCCTCGGTCGTCGAGGACGGCTGGTTCGAGACGTTGGAGCGCCGTCTCGAGGACACCTTCACGGTGGCCCACACGAGCACCCACGAGGACCCCGCCGTCGACCGCGGCGCCGACACCGTCACCGTCACGCTCGAGTACGTCGCCTGGGACGCCGCGGAGGGCGTCGACGACGCCAAGGCCCTCATCGAGTTCGTCGAGGGGACGTTCGCCCAGGGGATCATCCCCGGCTACGAGTACCAGGGCGCGGCCGCGACGCTGCTCGAGAACGCTCAGAACCGCGGCCAACAGGCCGCCGACGGCGACGGCAACAGCGGCGGAATGCCGATGTAA
- a CDS encoding DUF7522 family protein, which produces MPTGLLTDEAAERIVTTCRTAIGDSLRSVTYFTRDDFEQVYLREDLERDADLSTFIGHEWRGFKTAQTAYDNSELGDYNYTIRVFDNGFLVRVTSDSDGIFVTTDGLTVKDFEEVATAINAFLNDREIE; this is translated from the coding sequence ATGCCTACCGGGTTGCTCACGGACGAGGCTGCGGAACGGATCGTCACCACCTGTCGGACGGCGATCGGCGACAGTCTCCGTTCTGTCACCTACTTTACGCGCGACGACTTCGAGCAGGTCTACCTGCGCGAGGACTTAGAGCGCGACGCCGATCTGTCGACCTTTATCGGCCACGAGTGGCGCGGCTTCAAGACGGCCCAGACGGCCTACGACAACTCCGAACTCGGCGACTACAACTACACCATTCGCGTCTTCGACAACGGCTTTCTCGTCAGAGTAACCAGCGACAGCGACGGAATCTTCGTCACGACCGACGGACTCACAGTCAAGGATTTCGAAGAGGTCGCGACGGCGATCAACGCGTTCCTCAACGATCGCGAGATCGAGTAG
- the tmk gene encoding dTMP kinase, producing the protein MLVTLEGLDGSGKTTVWEALRERYPGAVFTREPTNDSWYGDAVYRSIRDDDADSLAELFLYTADHADHLSRVIEPALERGDLVLSDRYSDSRFAYQGATLEASDRLAVDDPLEYVVDVHEPFSIPPDLTIYLDVDPETAAERAGATNKFERADYLESVRDNYERLLEREPDRFVRVDATTEPDAVLEAVVAALESALEESDLESP; encoded by the coding sequence ATGCTGGTCACGCTCGAGGGACTGGACGGGAGCGGCAAGACGACGGTCTGGGAGGCGCTACGGGAGCGCTATCCGGGCGCGGTCTTCACGCGGGAGCCCACGAACGACTCCTGGTACGGCGACGCGGTCTACCGCTCGATCCGCGACGACGACGCCGACTCGCTGGCGGAACTGTTCCTCTACACGGCCGACCACGCCGACCACCTCTCGCGGGTGATCGAACCCGCCCTCGAGCGGGGCGACCTCGTGCTCTCCGATCGCTACTCCGACTCCCGGTTCGCCTATCAGGGGGCGACCCTCGAGGCGTCCGACCGCCTCGCCGTCGACGACCCCCTCGAGTACGTCGTCGACGTCCACGAACCGTTCTCGATCCCGCCGGACCTGACGATCTACCTCGACGTCGATCCCGAGACGGCCGCCGAACGCGCGGGCGCGACGAACAAGTTCGAACGCGCCGACTACCTCGAGTCGGTCCGCGACAACTACGAGCGACTCCTCGAGCGCGAGCCCGATCGGTTCGTCCGCGTCGACGCGACAACGGAGCCGGACGCGGTGCTCGAGGCGGTAGTAGCCGCGCTCGAGTCGGCGCTCGAGGAGTCCGACCTCGAGTCTCCCTAA
- the cofC gene encoding 2-phospho-L-lactate guanylyltransferase, whose product MQVVVPFAATEPKTRLADVLTPPERSAFARAMLADVLTAVVEAGHEPTVLATAPLDPATLDLEADVRDAVAVAVDERPLTEAVNARLPGRGDGGDDGDDGTDIDPVAVVMADLALTTAGALEALFAVAADVAVVPGRGGGTNALVVRHPAFRVDYHGASYLDHCEIARDVGASLETVDSFRLGTDVDEPADLVEVLIHGRETDRAPARLREFGFELERTDGRVTVARLEESSPE is encoded by the coding sequence ATGCAGGTCGTCGTCCCGTTCGCCGCGACGGAGCCGAAGACTCGGCTCGCCGACGTCCTCACGCCCCCGGAGCGGTCGGCGTTCGCGCGCGCCATGCTCGCGGACGTTCTGACCGCGGTCGTCGAGGCGGGCCACGAGCCGACGGTCCTCGCGACGGCGCCGCTCGACCCCGCGACGCTCGACCTCGAGGCCGACGTTCGGGACGCGGTTGCGGTCGCGGTCGACGAACGGCCGCTCACCGAGGCGGTCAACGCGCGGCTGCCCGGGCGCGGCGACGGCGGCGACGACGGCGACGACGGCACCGATATCGACCCCGTAGCCGTCGTCATGGCCGACCTCGCGCTGACGACCGCCGGCGCGCTCGAGGCGCTGTTCGCCGTCGCGGCCGACGTCGCGGTCGTCCCGGGTCGGGGCGGCGGCACGAACGCGCTGGTCGTTCGCCACCCCGCGTTCCGGGTGGACTACCACGGCGCGTCCTACCTCGATCACTGCGAGATCGCCCGCGACGTCGGGGCGAGCCTCGAGACGGTCGACTCCTTCCGGCTGGGGACCGACGTCGACGAGCCCGCGGACCTCGTCGAAGTACTGATTCACGGCCGCGAGACCGACCGCGCGCCCGCTCGGCTCCGCGAGTTCGGGTTCGAACTCGAGCGAACCGACGGCCGCGTGACCGTCGCGCGACTCGAGGAGTCCTCCCCGGAGTAA
- a CDS encoding potassium channel family protein produces MRFVIIGAGRVGLRTARVLRDEGHEVTMIERDEARVRRARDQEFPVVEGDGSREDILEDAGIRDADALGALTGDLNVNFTACMIANHYDCRTIMRIDEAYREGIYRKYADQVDEVIYPERLGAIGAKNALLGGTIRAIADIAPHLQVVELTITDAAPVNGYTISELQLPADATVLAFGKRGRDLGLPDADLSLEGGDRLIVLADFDVLSEVRQLLVGESAAQAAANAGTGSSSAATDLSSETDTGGVN; encoded by the coding sequence ATGCGGTTCGTGATTATCGGGGCTGGACGGGTCGGCCTGCGCACGGCGCGCGTCTTGCGCGACGAGGGCCACGAGGTAACGATGATCGAACGCGACGAGGCGAGGGTTCGCCGCGCTCGCGACCAGGAGTTCCCCGTCGTCGAGGGCGACGGCTCTCGCGAGGACATCCTCGAGGACGCCGGTATCCGCGACGCCGACGCGTTGGGCGCGCTGACGGGCGATCTGAACGTCAACTTCACCGCCTGCATGATCGCCAACCACTACGACTGTCGGACGATCATGCGCATCGACGAGGCCTACCGCGAGGGGATCTACCGCAAGTACGCCGATCAGGTCGACGAGGTGATCTACCCGGAGCGCCTCGGCGCGATCGGCGCGAAGAACGCCCTGCTGGGCGGGACGATCCGCGCGATCGCGGACATCGCTCCCCACCTGCAGGTCGTCGAACTCACGATCACCGACGCGGCCCCCGTCAACGGCTACACGATCAGCGAACTGCAACTCCCCGCCGACGCGACCGTCCTCGCGTTCGGCAAGCGCGGCCGGGACCTCGGGCTCCCCGACGCGGACCTCTCGCTCGAGGGCGGCGACCGGCTCATCGTCCTCGCGGACTTCGACGTCCTGAGCGAGGTCCGCCAGCTCCTGGTCGGCGAATCGGCGGCCCAAGCGGCCGCGAACGCGGGGACGGGCTCGAGTTCCGCGGCGACGGACCTGTCGTCGGAGACTGATACCGGAGGTGTCAACTGA
- a CDS encoding O-acetylhomoserine aminocarboxypropyltransferase/cysteine synthase family protein — translation MGDTPDEKKFATNSVHAGQVADPTTGARAPPLYQTTSYEFEDTEHAAALFGLEETGNIYSRIMNPTNAMLEERIATLEGGVGALATSSGMAAFDLATFILADVGDNIVSSSSLYGGTYTYLTHTVAKRGIETNFVDTLDYEAYAEAIDDDTAFVHLETIGNPALVTPDIERIADIAHDHDVPLFVDNTFATPYLCRPLEHGADLVWNSTTKWLHGAGSTVGGVLVDGGSFPWEQGEYPEITEPNPAYHGVNFHETFGEAAFSVVARTRGLRDLGNQQSPFDAWVTLQKLESLPLRMEKHCENAMAVAEYLEDHSKVSWVNYPGLESHETHENARKYLEGGYGGMITFGLEDGYDAAETVCNEVDLTSLLANVGDAKTLIIHPASTTHQQLTEEEKLASGVTDDLVRLSIGIEDADDVIADLDRAIDAV, via the coding sequence ATGGGAGACACTCCCGACGAGAAGAAGTTCGCCACGAACAGCGTCCACGCCGGCCAGGTAGCCGATCCGACGACGGGTGCCCGAGCGCCGCCGCTGTACCAGACGACCTCCTACGAGTTCGAGGACACCGAACACGCCGCCGCCCTGTTCGGCTTAGAGGAGACCGGAAACATCTACTCGCGGATCATGAACCCGACGAACGCGATGCTCGAGGAGCGCATCGCGACGCTCGAGGGCGGCGTGGGCGCGCTCGCCACGTCCTCGGGGATGGCCGCGTTCGACCTCGCGACGTTCATCCTCGCGGACGTCGGCGACAACATCGTCTCCTCGTCGTCGCTGTACGGCGGCACGTACACCTACCTCACCCACACCGTCGCGAAGCGGGGCATCGAGACGAACTTCGTCGACACGCTCGATTACGAGGCCTACGCGGAGGCCATCGACGACGACACCGCGTTCGTCCACCTCGAGACGATCGGCAATCCGGCGCTGGTGACGCCCGACATCGAGCGCATCGCCGATATCGCCCACGACCACGACGTGCCGCTGTTCGTCGACAACACGTTCGCGACGCCGTACCTGTGCCGCCCGCTCGAGCACGGCGCCGACCTCGTCTGGAACTCCACGACCAAGTGGCTCCACGGCGCGGGATCGACGGTCGGCGGCGTGCTGGTCGACGGCGGCTCCTTCCCGTGGGAGCAAGGCGAGTACCCCGAAATAACTGAGCCCAATCCCGCGTACCACGGCGTCAACTTCCACGAGACCTTCGGCGAGGCGGCCTTCTCGGTCGTCGCGCGGACTCGCGGGCTGCGCGATCTGGGCAACCAGCAGTCGCCGTTCGACGCCTGGGTCACCCTGCAGAAACTCGAGTCCTTGCCGCTGCGCATGGAGAAACACTGCGAGAACGCGATGGCCGTCGCGGAGTACCTCGAGGACCACTCGAAGGTTTCGTGGGTCAACTACCCCGGCCTCGAGAGCCACGAGACCCACGAGAACGCCCGGAAGTATCTCGAGGGCGGTTACGGCGGCATGATCACCTTCGGCCTCGAGGACGGGTACGACGCCGCAGAAACGGTCTGCAACGAGGTCGACCTGACGAGTCTGCTGGCGAACGTCGGCGACGCGAAGACGCTGATCATCCACCCCGCGAGCACGACTCACCAACAGCTCACCGAGGAGGAGAAGCTGGCCAGCGGCGTCACCGACGACCTCGTGCGGCTCTCGATCGGCATCGAGGACGCCGACGACGTGATCGCGGATCTCGATCGGGCGATCGACGCGGTCTGA
- a CDS encoding complex I NDUFA9 subunit family protein, translating to MKILVAGGTGFIGTPLCTELHERGHEVTALSRDPSDADLPAGVDRVAGDVSAYDSIAETVAGHDAVVNLVSLSPLYQPPDEDAHERIHLGGTANLVRAAEDGGVDRFLQMSALGADPDADTEFLRTKGEAEDVVTESRLAWTIVRPSVVFGDGAEFLEFTKQLTTPYVTGLPGGGKTRFQPIWVGDLVPMLADVLADSEARRASDASGQGPRAADSHVGETYEIAGPQIVTLADATELAYAAEGKSVSIVSIPMSLAKFGLSAIDPVPFLPFGADQARSLEINNTVVTNDVSAFGVSEDELTTLGSYLGVGADGRREASRPSP from the coding sequence ATGAAGATCCTCGTCGCCGGCGGTACCGGCTTCATCGGCACGCCCCTCTGTACGGAGCTCCACGAGCGGGGTCACGAGGTGACGGCGCTGTCCCGCGATCCCAGCGACGCCGATCTCCCCGCCGGCGTCGATCGGGTCGCGGGCGACGTCAGTGCTTACGACTCGATCGCCGAGACGGTCGCGGGTCACGACGCCGTCGTCAACCTCGTCTCGCTCTCGCCGCTGTACCAGCCCCCTGACGAGGACGCCCACGAGCGGATCCACCTCGGGGGTACGGCGAATCTCGTTCGCGCAGCCGAAGACGGCGGCGTCGATCGATTCCTCCAGATGAGCGCGCTCGGCGCCGATCCGGACGCCGACACCGAGTTCCTCCGTACCAAAGGCGAGGCCGAGGACGTCGTCACCGAGTCGCGGCTCGCGTGGACCATCGTCCGTCCCTCCGTCGTGTTCGGTGACGGCGCCGAGTTCCTCGAGTTCACGAAACAGTTGACGACGCCGTACGTGACGGGGCTTCCCGGCGGCGGAAAAACGCGGTTCCAGCCGATCTGGGTCGGCGATCTGGTTCCGATGCTCGCCGATGTCCTTGCGGATAGCGAGGCGCGACGCGCCTCGGATGCGAGCGGACAGGGCCCGCGAGCAGCGGATTCCCACGTCGGCGAGACCTACGAGATCGCCGGCCCCCAGATCGTCACCCTCGCGGACGCGACCGAACTGGCCTACGCGGCCGAGGGGAAGTCCGTCTCCATCGTCTCGATCCCGATGTCGCTGGCGAAGTTCGGACTCTCCGCGATCGATCCCGTCCCGTTCCTCCCGTTCGGCGCGGATCAGGCCCGGTCGCTCGAGATCAACAACACCGTCGTCACTAACGACGTCTCCGCGTTCGGCGTCTCCGAGGACGAACTGACGACGCTCGGGTCGTATCTCGGCGTCGGCGCGGACGGTCGACGGGAGGCGTCCCGACCGTCGCCGTGA
- a CDS encoding Lrp/AsnC family transcriptional regulator, protein MVTAFIMIKANTGEADRLRDSIETIDGVQSAYIVAGDVDIIAKAQVETPAAVKEIAATKIQGIDGVENTQTYIAMD, encoded by the coding sequence ATGGTCACGGCATTCATCATGATCAAGGCGAACACGGGCGAGGCGGATCGACTCCGAGACAGCATCGAGACGATCGACGGCGTTCAGTCGGCCTACATCGTCGCCGGCGACGTCGACATCATCGCCAAAGCGCAGGTCGAAACTCCCGCCGCCGTAAAGGAGATCGCGGCCACCAAGATCCAGGGTATCGACGGCGTCGAGAACACCCAGACGTACATCGCGATGGACTAG